The Nostoc sp. 'Lobaria pulmonaria (5183) cyanobiont' genome window below encodes:
- a CDS encoding peptidase domain-containing ABC transporter encodes MKYQVVTQHSEEDCGAACLASIAKHYRRNFTLNRIREAVGTGQLGTTLLGLRRGAEALGFNARSVRASNEILDRMNQAPLPAIIHWKGYHWVVLYGQKGKKYIVADPAANIRYVSRKELIEAWPDMVMLLLEPDSVRFYAQPDDKIGGFGRFVRRVLPYRGILFEAFLCALVLGLISLTSPFLIQILTDDVLVRGDTRLLGTVIIAVVVMNFVGSSLQLIQYNLIAHFAQRLELGLVLEFARTILRLPLTYYESRRSGEIVSRLQDIQQINQLVSQVVVSLPSQFFIAVVSLGFMLFYSWKLTFAAFIIAIVMSLSTVVFLPTLQQKVRSLLVLEAENQGVLVESFKGALTLKTTAAAPQFWEEFQNRFGRLSNQIFRTVQIGIINNVFSGLVSGIGSISLIGFGSVLVISKELTIGQLLAFNAMNGNFLAFIGTVIRFIDEFTRAKTATQRLTEVIDSTLETQGDTNKPFAKIPSNADIICTNLNFHYPGRLELLEDFSLTIPGSQVIALIGTSGCGKSSLVKLIAGLYLPNSGNIRIGIYNLQDLALDCLRQQVVLVPQDAHFWSRSIIENFRLGSPHVTFEQIVNACQIAEADDFISKLPEKYQTVLGEFGSNISGGQRQRLAIARAIINDPPVLILDESTAGLDPVSEAQVLNQLLLHRQGKTTILISHRPRVITRADWIVLLNQGKLQIQGTVEDLRVQPGNHLDFLTP; translated from the coding sequence ATGAAATACCAAGTTGTTACACAACATAGTGAAGAAGATTGTGGAGCTGCTTGTCTTGCTTCCATTGCCAAACACTATCGGCGTAACTTTACACTAAATCGCATTCGGGAAGCCGTAGGCACTGGGCAACTAGGAACAACATTGTTGGGACTGAGGCGGGGAGCGGAGGCACTTGGTTTCAATGCGCGATCGGTTCGAGCGTCAAATGAAATATTAGACCGGATGAACCAAGCGCCACTACCAGCAATCATTCACTGGAAAGGCTACCACTGGGTTGTTTTGTATGGTCAAAAAGGCAAGAAATATATAGTTGCCGATCCCGCAGCTAACATCCGTTATGTCTCTAGAAAAGAATTAATAGAAGCTTGGCCAGATATGGTGATGCTTTTACTAGAGCCAGATTCGGTTCGCTTTTATGCCCAACCCGATGATAAAATAGGCGGCTTTGGGCGCTTTGTGCGGCGTGTATTGCCTTATCGAGGCATATTATTCGAGGCTTTTCTCTGCGCTTTAGTTCTAGGTCTGATTTCATTAACTTCTCCATTCCTAATCCAAATTCTTACAGATGATGTACTAGTTCGAGGCGATACAAGGCTTCTTGGTACTGTGATTATTGCTGTTGTAGTGATGAATTTTGTGGGAAGTAGTCTGCAACTAATTCAATACAACCTCATTGCTCATTTTGCCCAACGGCTTGAGTTAGGGTTAGTTCTGGAATTTGCCAGGACAATCCTGAGATTACCCCTGACTTACTATGAATCGCGTCGTAGTGGGGAGATTGTTAGCAGATTACAAGATATTCAACAAATTAATCAGCTAGTTTCTCAAGTAGTTGTCAGTCTGCCTAGCCAATTCTTTATTGCAGTGGTTTCTTTAGGTTTCATGCTGTTCTATAGCTGGAAACTCACCTTTGCTGCCTTCATTATTGCTATTGTAATGTCTTTATCTACGGTTGTATTCCTGCCTACACTTCAACAAAAAGTTAGAAGTCTATTGGTTTTAGAAGCAGAAAACCAGGGCGTTCTTGTTGAAAGCTTTAAAGGGGCGCTAACACTCAAAACCACTGCTGCTGCTCCTCAGTTTTGGGAAGAATTTCAAAACAGATTTGGACGATTATCAAACCAAATATTCCGCACAGTTCAGATTGGAATTATTAATAATGTTTTTTCTGGGTTAGTTTCTGGTATTGGCAGCATTAGCTTGATTGGTTTCGGCAGTGTTCTAGTTATTAGTAAGGAACTAACTATTGGTCAATTGCTGGCATTTAACGCGATGAATGGTAATTTTCTGGCATTCATTGGTACTGTCATCAGATTTATAGATGAATTCACTCGTGCAAAAACTGCTACGCAGCGCTTAACAGAAGTTATTGATTCTACACTTGAAACTCAAGGCGATACTAACAAACCCTTTGCTAAAATTCCTAGCAATGCTGATATTATTTGCACAAATCTCAACTTTCACTACCCTGGGAGGCTAGAGTTACTGGAAGATTTCTCCCTAACTATTCCTGGCAGTCAAGTTATTGCTCTAATTGGTACATCTGGCTGTGGTAAAAGTTCTCTAGTTAAACTGATTGCAGGTTTATATTTGCCTAATTCTGGTAACATTCGCATTGGTATTTATAATCTGCAAGATTTAGCCCTTGATTGTTTACGGCAACAAGTCGTCCTCGTTCCGCAAGATGCTCATTTTTGGAGTCGCTCAATTATTGAAAACTTTCGGTTAGGTTCTCCTCACGTCACCTTTGAGCAAATTGTCAACGCTTGCCAAATTGCGGAGGCAGACGATTTTATTAGTAAACTACCTGAAAAATATCAAACTGTATTAGGTGAATTTGGCTCAAATATTTCTGGTGGACAACGGCAAAGATTGGCTATAGCAAGAGCCATCATCAACGATCCACCAGTCCTGATTTTAGATGAATCAACAGCTGGACTCGATCCGGTTAGTGAAGCTCAAGTTTTGAATCAGCTGTTGTTGCATCGCCAAGGCAAAACTACGATTCTGATTAGCCACCGTCCGAGAGTAATTACCCGTGCTGATTGGATTGTGCTATTAAATCAAGGCAAATTACAAATTCAGGGAACTGTGGAAGATTTGCGTGTCCAACCAGGAAACCATTTAGACTTTTTAACCCCTTAA